Proteins encoded within one genomic window of Setaria italica strain Yugu1 chromosome IV, Setaria_italica_v2.0, whole genome shotgun sequence:
- the LOC106804279 gene encoding uncharacterized protein LOC106804279, with amino-acid sequence MGAQFTGVEFWDFCQDNLIDVYYSIAHPRCNGQVECANGMVLQSIKSRIFDDASKYATKWLRELPHVIWGLRTQKSSAIGYTPFFMVYSSEAILPSNVAFGARRIQYYEEGEAERSWQVNIDSLEEQRVAALLQHACHEQQIRHYHDRNIKERSFNVGEYNQPGTCTN; translated from the coding sequence ATGGGCGCACAGTTTACAGGCGTCGAGTTTTGGGACTTTTGCCAAGACAATCTCATTGACGTGTACTACTCTATAGCGCACCCACGCTGCAACGGCCAAGTGGAATgtgcgaatgggatggtcctccagtccaTCAAGTCTCGCATCTTTGATGATgcatccaagtacgccaccaagtggctacgtGAGCTGCCTCACGTAATCTGGGGCCTAAGAACTCAGAAAAGTAGTGCCATCGGCTACACCCCCTTCTTCATGGTATACAGCTCAGAAGCTATCCTACCATCAAATGTGGCCTTTGGTGCTCGGCGTATCCAGTACTACGAagaaggcgaggcagaaagAAGTTGGCAAGTTAACATAGACAGCCTTGAAGAGCAACGCGTGGCAGCTCTCCTGCAGCATGCATGCCATGAGCAGCAGATACGGCattatcatgatcgcaacatcaaggaacGGTCCTTTAACGTTGGCGAGTACAATCAACCAGGGACATGCACAAACTAG